GGTTTAGGAGCAGGTGGATGAAacgcacatacatatgtcTGAGTTCGCTTCTCGGTTTGTGGGCAACATTGCAAGGTACATTGGATTGTTTCTTAGTGTCTGGATGGATGGGCTGCCAGCTGCTCATTCAGCTCGCACCCACTTGTGGTGTATATAATTCGTGATCGTTTTGCTCATGATCGATCCAACATGGCCACCAGGAGTTGCCCCCTTTCCAAATCATAAATACTCCTCGTTAATGCACTTCGGACGTGTGGTGTGGTTTGGTAGTGTAGTGTGGTGTGGTGTGGTGTGGTGTggtgtatttaatttaaaaatattcaaatacaTATACCTAGAATTGTAGTATATCTCTGTGTGCTGCTAAAGCGACTTGGCCTTACTGTTGATCCAACCGGGTGATGGATGACTCGGGTTACTCATTGTACAAAATACAATGATCCGTTTGGGAAATCAACTAACAATATAAAATCCTATTcgtgtatgtatataaaaatgcaattgctTGACTCGGGGCTCCGATGCCCCATATTCGTTGAGCATTTCCAATGCAAACACAGTACAAAAATCATCGTAAGTACGAAGCACTGCATCCATGCGATCCCCATAGATCGACAATCCCTAGATATTCGCGTGTCGGTATATACAAAAGTCTAGCTAACTACGTGTTTCTGGGGGTGGGCGGAAACCAAGGAATGATCTGACGAACATGCAGCTTCCATTCGCCGCTTCCTACACGAACGAGGTGGCTTCGTCGCGACTCCGGATCACCGTTTCGTTGTTCCGCTGACGCAGTTCACCTTCCGACTTCTGTTGCCCATTGAGTTCCGTCTGCACCAGTTTCATGGCGTGCTGTTTCTCGTACTCGATAATGTGCTCCCGCAGCAGGAAGTTCTCGCGCTTGATGCGCTTCAGCAGGCGACCAGAGACATCCGGCACGGCCCAGCGCAGGATGCCCTGCAGCATGGTGATAATGTTCTGTGGCGACACGATCAAGGTTAGCTGGAAATTTTATGTGATTTGCACAGATCATTCTCACCTGGTAGATGACGATGAAGGCCAGCCGACCCGTCAGTATCTTCCAATATATCATGGGGCGTTTATAGGGATGCGGATCTTCCGGCGAGTTTCGGAACTCCGTGTAGCGACACACCGTCTCGTTCACATGCTGACTGCCACCGAGCAGTGGCTGCACCTGAAAGTCCTTGGTGTTGAACACGGCCAGCGTGAAGTTTAGATAGTTGTTCAGCTCGGGATCACCCATGGAGGCGGCATACACTATTTTTGGTATGAGGTTCGTGCTAAATGCGATTATCATTGCCTGCAAAGAGGATAAGGATTTGGATGACGAATTGTAAAGCAATTGGGGCAGACATATCTTCCACAGACTCACACTTGAGGCCACGGCAATCCGCGTGACGACGGTCATGATGCTGTGCCAAACGCCAATGTCGCGCGCTCGCATTCCCACTGGCCGTCGCAGGAAGCGGAGCATCTTGATGGCGTCCAGGCGCACCTCAATCACATTGTTCAGCAGGGCCAGCAGCGGCGCCAATGGAAACGCAAGACTAAACAGTGTGATGAAGCCGAATTGCACAACTGCGCAggaaaatttttaataaataataggGAACTTTCGAGCTAAGTTAGAGAAATTCGTACCCATTTCGAGGTATTCCACGTAGAGCGAGTTGTTCTCGGCAGGCAGTAGATTGTAGTCCTCGGTGAACTGGTTGTAGGGCACCAGACGCTGGTCCTGGTGGCTCTTGTACCAGCCGTGGCGGTAGCTCAGCTCCTTGAAGGTGCGCATCAAATAGGGGATTAGCATCTCCACGATGGCATTGACCGCCTGCTTGCCAGCCATAATGATTACCAACTGCATGCAGAGCTCCATAAGGCAGCCGCCAGGATTGCACTCCTCCTGGCGAAAGCCCAGCACGCGATTGTACTTCGCCGGATAGCCGACGAATTTGCCCTTGAGGAAGGCGATGTAGAAGAGCGAGGAGTAGTAATTGACGAACTGGAACACATAGTTTTTGATAGTTAGGCTCTCATCGTACTCCGTCTGGGTGCGACAGTACTCGTAGTTGGTTAGCTTCACAGCCAAACTCGAGTAGACCATGTCCAGCAGAGAGATCACTATGAGGTCAATGATGCCCGCCGTCATGGGCAATATCATAACCTTAAAGGTCATGGAATTCTCGCTGCCCAAAATGCTGTGCGATGCTCGCTGTGCCATTCTATAGATGATTATGCCCGCTATGGCAATGACTGATATGCAAATCTGTAAGAGAATAAACTTTATAATGCGGCTCCAATGGCACCAGATTCGTCGAGGTATACTCACAAACAAGACCATAATGCTATAGCTGGTGAAGTTTGGCAGGAACTTGAAACTCCAGAAGGGTACATCCGGATCCAAGATGGTCCGCTTGCCAGCCTGGTCCTGCTCATATGCTTTTCCGGCCAGCCTCTTGGTGCGCGATATTCTGGCCAAGTATTGCGGACGCGGGTGCTCCACGTGGTGGGTAAAGCCAGTCAGTCCCCAGCGGTGCACCAGGCCCGCCGAGTAGCGTTTCCAGAACTCCAGGTAAACCACTGCCCAAATGGCCATCGAAAAGGCAAACACCACTGTCATATTGTTGTCTATCAGATAGTTGAACTTAGAGGAGGTACACGTCTCGTTCAGTCGCCAATAGTCGCAGCTGCGGTCGCACTGTGGACACATGATCGTTCCATTGTCGTCGCAAATGTCCCGGCTAATCGGATCGCTGTTCCACGTGATGAAGCCGTACAGGAAACAGAGCACGCCGAATACGCTAATGGGTATTAGCATTTGCGTGTAGAATCCCAGCCAGGCAAAGTAGAGTGCCACCTTTGCTCCAAAGTAGTCTTTGATTTGGTCCAGTGGTTGCAGGCTGCAATAAAGTGGTTGTAATGTTTCTATTAGTTGGTTTCATCAAGTGCTAATCTTATGATATTATAATTTCTTCCGCTTCTATGGCTCCATAGATCTACCAGGAATGCTACATTCATTCAAGTTATAAGATCTTCTAACATAACACCTGCTTCAGCGGAATTAGATTGTATGTCTGATCGAGCTTGCTTCTGAGAGATCAGATTTCGCTCCTCGAGCAGGCTTTCCAAGAAATCCAACTATTGTTTAAACAGATTTGCTTACTTCTTCCACTTGGATATGTTGGCCCACTCCTTTAGCAGCCGATCGC
The Drosophila mauritiana strain mau12 chromosome X, ASM438214v1, whole genome shotgun sequence DNA segment above includes these coding regions:
- the LOC117146664 gene encoding anoctamin-6 isoform X3, whose translation is MYSAVRTHDYDYPESEMDERESLYFDTISLAESEAAAAAAAHRKSISQSRNTIYHSAVDLAGDEGGVGGGGGRLRLGGGAAAEHAALAWQPGYRQSTALEHLNGGGGGDHTDAAIAAQMIALQNGRNHLPTGIGVTGDGGQGGGDDETYRRFDDGKRSVDFVLAYNGETQLEEHRRKCEIFEANLQREGLQLEHNKVQRVHFIKIHAPAEVLYRYAEILKIKVPLKPIPGQDQIFAESAHEFKTCFSRMCKSLFSSVQLNTALFPEREPRIHLEFSRNYLELYDTEHPNFLDASTRYSIINFILQRQRFVEGEETADNLGIEKLVQDGVYTCAYTLHDKDDRDRLLKEWANISKWKNLQPLDQIKDYFGAKVALYFAWLGFYTQMLIPISVFGVLCFLYGFITWNSDPISRDICDDNGTIMCPQCDRSCDYWRLNETCTSSKFNYLIDNNMTVVFAFSMAIWAVVYLEFWKRYSAGLVHRWGLTGFTHHVEHPRPQYLARISRTKRLAGKAYEQDQAGKRTILDPDVPFWSFKFLPNFTSYSIMVLFICISVIAIAGIIIYRMAQRASHSILGSENSMTFKVMILPMTAGIIDLIVISLLDMVYSSLAVKLTNYEYCRTQTEYDESLTIKNYVFQFVNYYSSLFYIAFLKGKFVGYPAKYNRVLGFRQEECNPGGCLMELCMQLVIIMAGKQAVNAIVEMLIPYLMRTFKELSYRHGWYKSHQDQRLVPYNQFTEDYNLLPAENNSLYVEYLEMVVQFGFITLFSLAFPLAPLLALLNNVIEVRLDAIKMLRFLRRPVGMRARDIGVWHSIMTVVTRIAVASSAMIIAFSTNLIPKIVYAASMGDPELNNYLNFTLAVFNTKDFQVQPLLGGSQHVNETVCRYTEFRNSPEDPHPYKRPMIYWKILTGRLAFIVIYQNIITMLQGILRWAVPDVSGRLLKRIKRENFLLREHIIEYEKQHAMKLVQTELNGQQKSEGELRQRNNETVIRSRDEATSFV
- the LOC117146664 gene encoding anoctamin-6 isoform X4 encodes the protein MLNCCLLRGLRSGDRREESATTYRRFDDGKRSVDFVLAYNGETQLEEHRRKCEIFEANLQREGLQLEHNKVQRVHFIKIHAPAEVLYRYAEILKIKVPLKPIPGQDQIFAESAHEFKTCFSRMCKSLFSSVQLNTALFPEREPRIHLEFSRNYLELYDTEHPNFLDASTRYSIINFILQRQRFVEGEETADNLGIEKLVQDGVYTCAYTLHDKDDRDRLLKEWANISKWKNLQPLDQIKDYFGAKVALYFAWLGFYTQMLIPISVFGVLCFLYGFITWNSDPISRDICDDNGTIMCPQCDRSCDYWRLNETCTSSKFNYLIDNNMTVVFAFSMAIWAVVYLEFWKRYSAGLVHRWGLTGFTHHVEHPRPQYLARISRTKRLAGKAYEQDQAGKRTILDPDVPFWSFKFLPNFTSYSIMVLFICISVIAIAGIIIYRMAQRASHSILGSENSMTFKVMILPMTAGIIDLIVISLLDMVYSSLAVKLTNYEYCRTQTEYDESLTIKNYVFQFVNYYSSLFYIAFLKGKFVGYPAKYNRVLGFRQEECNPGGCLMELCMQLVIIMAGKQAVNAIVEMLIPYLMRTFKELSYRHGWYKSHQDQRLVPYNQFTEDYNLLPAENNSLYVEYLEMVVQFGFITLFSLAFPLAPLLALLNNVIEVRLDAIKMLRFLRRPVGMRARDIGVWHSIMTVVTRIAVASSAMIIAFSTNLIPKIVYAASMGDPELNNYLNFTLAVFNTKDFQVQPLLGGSQHVNETVCRYTEFRNSPEDPHPYKRPMIYWKILTGRLAFIVIYQNIITMLQGILRWAVPDVSGRLLKRIKRENFLLREHIIEYEKQHAMKLVQTELNGQQKSEGELRQRNNETVIRSRDEATSFV
- the LOC117146664 gene encoding anoctamin-6 isoform X1, which translates into the protein MYSAVRTHDYDYPESEMDERESLYFDTISLAESEAAAAAAAHRKSISQSRNTIYHSAVDLAGDEGGVGGGGGRLRLGGGAAAEHAALAWQPGYRQSTALEHLNGGGGGDHTDAAIAAQMIALQNGRNHLPTGIGVTGDGGQGGGDDEVSRRLLRTSSNISNKDKKLPITYSQWKSRTYRRFDDGKRSVDFVLAYNGETQLEEHRRKCEIFEANLQREGLQLEHNKVQRVHFIKIHAPAEVLYRYAEILKIKVPLKPIPGQDQIFAESAHEFKTCFSRMCKSLFSSVQLNTALFPEREPRIHLEFSRNYLELYDTEHPNFLDASTRYSIINFILQRQRFVEGEETADNLGIEKLVQDGVYTCAYTLHDKDDRDRLLKEWANISKWKNLQPLDQIKDYFGAKVALYFAWLGFYTQMLIPISVFGVLCFLYGFITWNSDPISRDICDDNGTIMCPQCDRSCDYWRLNETCTSSKFNYLIDNNMTVVFAFSMAIWAVVYLEFWKRYSAGLVHRWGLTGFTHHVEHPRPQYLARISRTKRLAGKAYEQDQAGKRTILDPDVPFWSFKFLPNFTSYSIMVLFICISVIAIAGIIIYRMAQRASHSILGSENSMTFKVMILPMTAGIIDLIVISLLDMVYSSLAVKLTNYEYCRTQTEYDESLTIKNYVFQFVNYYSSLFYIAFLKGKFVGYPAKYNRVLGFRQEECNPGGCLMELCMQLVIIMAGKQAVNAIVEMLIPYLMRTFKELSYRHGWYKSHQDQRLVPYNQFTEDYNLLPAENNSLYVEYLEMVVQFGFITLFSLAFPLAPLLALLNNVIEVRLDAIKMLRFLRRPVGMRARDIGVWHSIMTVVTRIAVASSAMIIAFSTNLIPKIVYAASMGDPELNNYLNFTLAVFNTKDFQVQPLLGGSQHVNETVCRYTEFRNSPEDPHPYKRPMIYWKILTGRLAFIVIYQNIITMLQGILRWAVPDVSGRLLKRIKRENFLLREHIIEYEKQHAMKLVQTELNGQQKSEGELRQRNNETVIRSRDEATSFV
- the LOC117146664 gene encoding anoctamin-6 isoform X2 is translated as MDERESLYFDTISLAESEAAAAAAAHRKSISQSRNTIYHSAVDLAGDEGGVGGGGGRLRLGGGAAAEHAALAWQPGYRQSTALEHLNGGGGGDHTDAAIAAQMIALQNGRNHLPTGIGVTGDGGQGGGDDEVSRRLLRTSSNISNKDKKLPITYSQWKSRTYRRFDDGKRSVDFVLAYNGETQLEEHRRKCEIFEANLQREGLQLEHNKVQRVHFIKIHAPAEVLYRYAEILKIKVPLKPIPGQDQIFAESAHEFKTCFSRMCKSLFSSVQLNTALFPEREPRIHLEFSRNYLELYDTEHPNFLDASTRYSIINFILQRQRFVEGEETADNLGIEKLVQDGVYTCAYTLHDKDDRDRLLKEWANISKWKNLQPLDQIKDYFGAKVALYFAWLGFYTQMLIPISVFGVLCFLYGFITWNSDPISRDICDDNGTIMCPQCDRSCDYWRLNETCTSSKFNYLIDNNMTVVFAFSMAIWAVVYLEFWKRYSAGLVHRWGLTGFTHHVEHPRPQYLARISRTKRLAGKAYEQDQAGKRTILDPDVPFWSFKFLPNFTSYSIMVLFICISVIAIAGIIIYRMAQRASHSILGSENSMTFKVMILPMTAGIIDLIVISLLDMVYSSLAVKLTNYEYCRTQTEYDESLTIKNYVFQFVNYYSSLFYIAFLKGKFVGYPAKYNRVLGFRQEECNPGGCLMELCMQLVIIMAGKQAVNAIVEMLIPYLMRTFKELSYRHGWYKSHQDQRLVPYNQFTEDYNLLPAENNSLYVEYLEMVVQFGFITLFSLAFPLAPLLALLNNVIEVRLDAIKMLRFLRRPVGMRARDIGVWHSIMTVVTRIAVASSAMIIAFSTNLIPKIVYAASMGDPELNNYLNFTLAVFNTKDFQVQPLLGGSQHVNETVCRYTEFRNSPEDPHPYKRPMIYWKILTGRLAFIVIYQNIITMLQGILRWAVPDVSGRLLKRIKRENFLLREHIIEYEKQHAMKLVQTELNGQQKSEGELRQRNNETVIRSRDEATSFV